The following are from one region of the bacterium genome:
- a CDS encoding HD domain-containing protein has product MALSEITVKQLNETITQLNFALSNALLYPPGHPIVDQGLKNVYANLVDLIKVSKEVTFVFVEEELLYQNEPIMETSFLIHQFVGLFKKRGVGSITFLSGLEFEELRSFVYAVHAVEKMDEIENAFHNELLRRNVTHIQVSRPAKQKKTSSTQSRWEEAKQIYAATTKLVESTMLTASTEKVINVDSVKPIVKQIVESLMDDPSILMSLASIKSFDTYLFSHSVNVCILSLAQAIHLSLDAEFILQLGMGALLHDLGKTFIPAEILNKPGKLSDDEWEIMKQHPVEGMKLILKSKYVTQLPALLIYGHHWKYNYSGGYPAISRKTDWNRFVGIVSISDCYDAITTNRPYNRLHLPSEAIGVMKKMAGVDFDPVLVKHFANILGAYPVGSLVRLNTGELALVLQTNSDDPEHPKVRIIADKHGQKYSDIVLVDLAEKDEIENIYPVFIEQVIDPEEAQIRISDYL; this is encoded by the coding sequence ATGGCTCTTTCAGAAATAACCGTTAAACAATTGAACGAAACGATAACCCAACTCAATTTTGCATTAAGTAACGCATTATTATACCCGCCTGGGCATCCGATTGTTGACCAAGGGTTAAAAAATGTATATGCAAATTTAGTTGATTTGATTAAAGTATCAAAGGAAGTAACGTTTGTCTTTGTTGAAGAAGAGCTGCTCTATCAGAACGAACCGATTATGGAAACTTCGTTTTTAATCCATCAGTTTGTTGGGTTATTTAAGAAGCGCGGAGTGGGGAGCATAACCTTTTTATCTGGACTAGAATTTGAAGAATTACGGTCATTTGTCTATGCGGTACATGCGGTAGAGAAAATGGATGAAATTGAGAATGCATTTCACAATGAATTATTACGACGTAATGTAACACATATTCAGGTGAGTAGACCGGCAAAACAAAAGAAAACATCGAGTACCCAATCGCGCTGGGAAGAGGCGAAACAGATTTATGCTGCTACGACGAAATTGGTTGAAAGTACGATGTTAACCGCTTCAACGGAAAAGGTTATTAATGTCGATAGCGTTAAACCAATTGTCAAGCAGATAGTTGAGAGTTTAATGGATGACCCTTCGATTTTAATGAGTCTCGCATCAATAAAAAGTTTTGATACCTATTTGTTTTCCCATAGTGTAAATGTTTGCATATTAAGTTTAGCGCAGGCGATACATTTAAGCTTAGATGCGGAGTTTATTCTCCAATTAGGCATGGGCGCTTTACTTCACGATTTAGGGAAAACATTTATTCCTGCGGAAATTTTGAATAAGCCAGGGAAACTCTCTGATGATGAATGGGAAATAATGAAACAACATCCTGTTGAAGGAATGAAATTAATCTTGAAATCAAAATATGTCACGCAACTTCCGGCATTGTTAATTTATGGCCATCATTGGAAATATAACTATTCCGGTGGCTATCCGGCAATATCGCGAAAAACTGATTGGAACCGCTTCGTTGGAATCGTATCAATTTCCGATTGCTATGATGCAATAACAACGAATCGCCCCTATAATCGATTACATCTCCCGAGTGAAGCCATAGGAGTTATGAAAAAAATGGCAGGAGTAGATTTTGACCCTGTATTAGTTAAACATTTTGCAAACATTCTCGGTGCATATCCCGTTGGCAGTTTGGTTAGACTTAATACCGGTGAGTTAGCGCTTGTACTCCAGACCAATTCAGATGACCCGGAGCATCCGAAAGTCCGGATTATAGCAGATAAACATGGGCAGAAATATTCAGACATTGTATTGGTAGATTTGGCAGAAAAAGATGAAATAGAAAATATCTATCCAGTATTTATAGAACAAGTTATTGATCCAGAAGAAGCCCAGATTCGCATCAGTGATTATCTTTAA
- a CDS encoding HEAT repeat domain-containing protein, protein MESMKETEQLVRDLNRILKLTWFYSPSHPAVRDTLQKIAAQLQTIIPAEGYLLFNISGENLYLGAIPLSMKDENVRGFVRQLKKRRINSILFYSGVSLQELEEFIQVLSLDVKLLRNQGGIKPALASREITHIDVTEYQYQPGSPGSGTTEDEPDTFTMLEATPDRIANIIQYLQGTIPELDTVEMQLLTEFMNDPMRIAELQAQTVQQTVQLEGSASVSRLAELTRNVINRIQNFIENCPEEEKNRLHRKLALSLLHQDPTVALHTITTGKHVDKTQLDAVKQILNKLDDSELINLITASESEQHAQLEEISSLFYQLPLDGERTERLINKYMDLLIKRRQLEEDELQFTKLQQELNQYPTYRMLTQSVIILLEMLEKETDKESFFQLLQALQTGVNQLFEARQYTCLYDVYRTIHRLMQSVQLGDFSEEKQQLQQKLHDFYTWLIDPQKINQLLTALETVSTQPFQPVPGQYPLSPEKSSDISGLENQQIILELLTLIGTPAIPGIVDRLNKIGIGHTIYQPLQMLLVRFGDSSVPYLESSVHLDSERVQEHIIFIIGKIATQRAQTAIINLLPRLHPAVRKQAIYMISQFSNQQSFAWLVDRFNNEKDPELRLTALDGIANLNNDEAIKFLITYAGQRKTNKKNRSFQLRAIQLLGKHKIEQAVPTLIKLFQQKHWLFAQQYDLLRIEVARALAFIGTEEAKATIRSGCKDKRTAVRTVCETLEKQL, encoded by the coding sequence ATGGAATCAATGAAAGAGACCGAACAACTAGTTCGTGATTTAAATCGTATTCTTAAACTGACCTGGTTCTATTCACCATCGCATCCCGCAGTAAGAGATACATTACAGAAAATAGCGGCACAACTTCAGACGATCATACCAGCAGAGGGTTATCTTCTGTTCAATATTTCGGGCGAGAATCTTTACCTTGGTGCAATTCCACTTTCGATGAAAGATGAAAATGTACGTGGATTTGTTCGACAATTAAAAAAACGACGGATCAATAGTATCTTATTTTATTCCGGGGTAAGTTTACAGGAATTGGAAGAATTCATTCAAGTGCTTTCACTTGATGTAAAACTTCTGCGGAATCAAGGCGGAATCAAACCGGCACTTGCTTCCCGTGAAATTACGCACATTGATGTCACGGAATATCAATATCAACCAGGTTCACCTGGTTCTGGAACTACCGAAGATGAACCTGATACGTTTACGATGTTAGAAGCAACCCCTGACCGGATTGCGAATATTATCCAATACCTGCAGGGTACAATTCCAGAATTAGATACTGTTGAAATGCAGTTATTAACCGAGTTTATGAACGACCCGATGCGAATCGCAGAATTACAAGCACAAACTGTTCAACAAACCGTCCAATTGGAAGGTAGTGCTTCGGTATCGAGGTTAGCTGAGCTTACTCGGAATGTGATAAACCGAATCCAGAATTTTATCGAAAATTGTCCTGAAGAAGAAAAAAACAGACTACACCGGAAACTAGCGCTAAGTCTATTACATCAAGACCCAACGGTAGCGTTGCATACCATAACTACTGGAAAGCACGTGGATAAAACACAACTTGATGCGGTGAAACAAATCCTGAATAAATTGGATGATTCGGAATTAATTAATTTAATTACCGCAAGTGAATCTGAACAGCACGCCCAGTTAGAAGAAATCAGTTCATTGTTCTATCAGCTTCCACTTGATGGGGAAAGAACCGAAAGATTAATCAATAAATATATGGATTTATTGATTAAACGACGTCAGCTGGAAGAAGATGAATTACAATTTACTAAACTTCAGCAGGAATTAAATCAGTATCCGACTTATCGAATGCTGACACAATCGGTGATTATTCTCCTAGAAATGTTAGAAAAAGAGACAGATAAAGAATCATTTTTCCAATTACTCCAAGCGCTACAAACCGGGGTAAATCAATTATTTGAAGCACGACAATATACTTGTTTGTATGATGTATATCGAACGATACATCGGTTAATGCAATCTGTTCAGCTCGGCGATTTCTCCGAAGAAAAACAACAATTGCAACAAAAACTTCATGATTTCTATACCTGGCTCATTGATCCGCAAAAAATCAATCAGTTATTAACCGCATTAGAAACCGTTTCAACTCAACCATTTCAACCTGTACCAGGTCAGTATCCGCTATCTCCAGAAAAATCGAGCGATATTTCTGGATTGGAAAACCAACAAATTATCCTCGAGCTATTAACTCTTATTGGGACTCCGGCAATCCCCGGAATAGTTGATAGACTTAATAAAATTGGTATCGGACATACGATATATCAACCATTACAAATGCTGCTAGTTCGATTCGGAGATAGTTCGGTTCCATATTTAGAATCATCGGTTCATTTGGATTCAGAGCGGGTTCAGGAACACATCATATTTATCATCGGTAAAATTGCTACGCAACGAGCGCAAACCGCGATTATAAATCTTCTTCCGCGATTACATCCTGCGGTGCGGAAACAAGCGATTTATATGATTAGTCAATTTTCTAATCAACAGTCGTTTGCCTGGCTGGTTGATCGGTTTAATAATGAGAAAGATCCGGAACTTCGGCTAACTGCATTAGATGGAATCGCTAACTTGAACAATGATGAAGCAATAAAGTTTCTCATAACTTATGCTGGGCAACGGAAAACAAATAAAAAGAATCGAAGTTTTCAACTGCGGGCAATACAGCTACTCGGTAAACATAAGATTGAACAAGCGGTTCCGACTTTGATAAAATTATTTCAGCAAAAACACTGGTTATTCGCTCAACAGTATGATTTACTTCGCATTGAGGTCGCCCGAGCATTAGCCTTTATCGGTACAGAAGAAGCTAAGGCGACGATTCGTTCAGGATGTAAGGATAAACGGACGGCGGTACGAACCGTTTGTGAAACATTAGAGAAACAACTATAA
- a CDS encoding glycosyltransferase family 39 protein, which translates to MNTGFTFHKIDNSWLLLSLGICSYFILMVTFISTAYLDFGDGNYLYISQRMLQGIIIYKEILSPQPPLHLFLGVLLLKLGAWIGNPLFIIRLYTIFLRISHALLIYVVCQKIFASDDNKKHIGSLAGILYLFLPIGFWWSRGFQTEPEEIALMLATLLFFLRFDVKGMVLASVLSAFGILTNMTFAPYFCLNLFYVFIRSWISQKKVPNEQSKKITFQSRIKSFRLVFAYLFPAISILGLVSIVMTLYTDGQFLQNVIFDQVGTYPKENTLPYMLGKMKWIIGIILTLEGPLIVSALVGLFFYLRKANDNQQHFILRPSSYIFIYSLASLGSFIFATKGGTVDYIFTLGEPIVAIFSAFTIILIIDTLTIWIKPLYSWSVGIILIFLLSSPGIKQDICTLQGTNYELDEKTVDKVVTAIQEYTLPEELIFAPPYFAFLAERKIVGEFSEQFVWFMKYYNYIRYREGNPQTIQWIAAMAREFENKQVKFVMLNIDPTRGQQTGKIYPIRKAVDDHYQPIGEIRMRNETLTIFLPKE; encoded by the coding sequence ATGAATACTGGTTTTACTTTCCATAAAATAGATAATTCTTGGTTACTATTAAGCTTAGGAATATGTAGTTATTTTATCCTAATGGTTACGTTCATTTCAACCGCATATCTCGATTTCGGAGATGGGAATTATCTTTATATCTCACAACGGATGTTGCAAGGGATAATAATCTATAAGGAAATCTTGTCTCCGCAACCGCCATTACATTTATTTCTTGGTGTTCTTCTCCTGAAGCTCGGGGCGTGGATTGGGAATCCCTTATTTATTATCCGTTTATATACGATTTTTCTGCGCATAAGTCATGCGCTACTTATTTATGTCGTGTGCCAGAAAATATTTGCATCTGACGATAACAAAAAACATATCGGGTCGTTAGCTGGAATACTCTATTTATTTCTACCGATAGGATTCTGGTGGAGTCGCGGATTCCAAACCGAACCAGAAGAAATCGCATTAATGTTGGCAACCTTATTATTTTTCCTTCGGTTTGATGTTAAAGGAATGGTTCTTGCCAGCGTTTTATCTGCATTCGGTATTTTAACTAATATGACTTTCGCACCATATTTTTGTTTAAATCTTTTTTATGTATTTATCCGTAGTTGGATATCTCAAAAAAAGGTTCCAAATGAGCAATCAAAAAAAATAACATTCCAATCCAGAATTAAATCCTTCCGACTGGTTTTTGCTTATTTATTTCCTGCAATAAGTATTTTGGGGCTAGTCTCTATTGTCATGACACTCTATACTGATGGACAATTTCTGCAGAATGTCATTTTCGACCAGGTTGGCACTTATCCTAAAGAAAATACTCTCCCGTATATGCTTGGAAAAATGAAATGGATTATCGGAATTATCTTAACTCTTGAAGGACCGCTAATTGTATCCGCATTGGTCGGTTTATTTTTTTATCTCCGAAAAGCTAACGATAACCAACAGCATTTTATTCTTCGTCCATCGTCCTATATTTTTATCTATAGTCTCGCGTCTCTCGGTTCATTCATCTTCGCTACCAAAGGCGGGACTGTAGATTATATTTTTACTCTCGGCGAACCTATCGTAGCAATTTTCAGTGCGTTCACGATAATTCTAATCATCGATACATTAACTATATGGATTAAACCGTTATATAGTTGGTCGGTTGGAATAATTCTTATTTTCTTGTTATCATCTCCAGGGATTAAGCAAGATATCTGTACCCTACAGGGAACCAACTATGAATTAGATGAAAAAACAGTCGATAAGGTAGTTACCGCAATTCAGGAATATACGCTACCGGAGGAATTGATATTCGCGCCACCATATTTTGCATTCCTTGCAGAACGGAAAATTGTCGGTGAGTTCTCGGAACAATTTGTCTGGTTTATGAAATATTATAATTATATTCGGTATCGGGAAGGGAACCCGCAGACGATACAATGGATTGCGGCTATGGCACGTGAATTCGAAAATAAACAGGTTAAATTTGTTATGTTAAATATTGACCCGACTCGGGGTCAACAGACTGGGAAAATTTATCCGATTAGGAAAGCAGTGGATGACCATTACCAGCCGATAGGAGAAATTCGGATGCGCAACGAAACATTGACCATATTTTTACCGAAAGAATAA
- a CDS encoding sugar ABC transporter substrate-binding protein, translated as MSSYIKILGVYVLVLLCIGCGKPIEQGNKKVKIRYLTYEVMPEQQKYLKQIEQKFEQAYPNIDLKIETSTSGLQKLLIMLAGGDAPDVFLWNDENMTPLVEKDVIADLTPLINADNLDLNAYFPEVTNAFTFESGIYGLPVQFDTDALYYNKNLFDAANLPYPNENWTWDDFLAAAKKLTKDTNHDGKPDQFGCLRPDYLLVARSNGVRLFSPDLKKCILNTPEAVASLKFVADIETKYKVCPTQEQMRDRAGIQGENLFATGKIAMFVGRTYQVVELTKVKEFDWDICPFPKGKQGRASRLQAEANCMWVGTKHPNETWEFMKFYSSEKVLSITGAKKNSVPALKSVALSTVYCSPPPEHIKLFIDALAYAEPAPRMTNYNEFLETIFRPELDLVFLNQKKPEQAINDIVSKADKFLQGK; from the coding sequence ATGAGTTCCTATATTAAAATATTAGGGGTATATGTTCTCGTATTATTATGCATCGGTTGCGGTAAACCAATTGAACAGGGAAATAAAAAGGTTAAAATCCGCTATCTGACGTATGAGGTTATGCCGGAACAGCAGAAGTATCTAAAGCAGATTGAACAGAAGTTCGAGCAAGCATACCCGAATATCGACTTAAAAATCGAGACCTCAACCAGCGGGCTGCAGAAACTCTTGATTATGCTCGCGGGCGGTGATGCGCCGGATGTGTTCCTCTGGAACGATGAAAATATGACCCCGTTAGTTGAAAAAGACGTCATAGCGGATTTAACCCCGTTGATTAACGCTGATAATCTGGATTTAAATGCTTATTTTCCAGAAGTTACAAACGCATTTACGTTTGAGAGTGGTATTTATGGTTTACCGGTTCAATTCGATACCGATGCACTTTACTATAATAAGAATCTATTTGATGCCGCGAACCTGCCGTATCCAAACGAGAACTGGACTTGGGACGATTTCTTAGCCGCAGCAAAAAAGCTCACGAAAGATACTAACCACGATGGTAAACCAGACCAATTCGGCTGTTTGCGACCGGATTATCTATTGGTTGCACGAAGTAACGGCGTTAGACTCTTTAGTCCAGATTTAAAAAAATGTATCTTGAATACTCCAGAAGCAGTCGCAAGTTTAAAGTTCGTTGCAGATATCGAAACCAAATATAAAGTCTGCCCGACGCAGGAGCAGATGCGTGACCGTGCAGGGATTCAGGGTGAAAATCTCTTTGCGACCGGTAAAATTGCGATGTTCGTTGGTCGAACCTATCAAGTAGTTGAATTAACTAAGGTAAAAGAGTTCGATTGGGATATCTGTCCGTTCCCGAAAGGGAAACAAGGAAGGGCATCGCGATTACAGGCGGAAGCGAATTGTATGTGGGTTGGAACCAAGCATCCGAATGAAACCTGGGAATTTATGAAATTCTATTCTTCAGAAAAAGTATTATCTATCACTGGCGCAAAAAAGAATTCTGTTCCGGCGTTAAAATCAGTAGCGTTATCGACCGTTTACTGCAGTCCGCCACCGGAACATATTAAATTGTTCATTGATGCCTTAGCTTATGCGGAACCCGCACCGCGAATGACCAACTATAACGAATTTTTAGAAACGATTTTCCGCCCGGAACTGGATTTAGTTTTCCTGAATCAAAAGAAGCCGGAACAGGCAATTAATGATATTGTCAGCAAAGCGGATAAATTCTTGCAGGGAAAATAA
- a CDS encoding DUF4962 domain-containing protein — MRLQIIILIVFLLVPTILFAKEVWKPLSPETVLVQSEQEWKATKIAKNVYDQLVIQKKVDLSVKEKTFFSFRYQIHTNREILYLQVTLIPLKGEPYFVILHRPTPDEWHTVTLSRNDFRTFNYTIPNSDMKIKTIELNLHTRQNKYFDPDLAESSKNLSLKGYQSSTKVESKNIIPKSDEIVIIEFSEIQIDKTIKEVARLESFFWPKNGELVTANPPFFNWQKIPGIDSYTIQYSQDSLFFSGTVYSYHISQNYFTPDALLDTGRWYARLEYRSNKKLEYSSVISFLVTKHSRAFIPPHLPERINQSHPYLYITPDIMTTYRNEKSGVKKELWLTIDNYVRTISYCFVPEEPEQYPNGIWNYEYWRNMVDKSGAAQNHIILSAFHYLLSEDTVSAENAKRIMLEVSKWDIDGSTAVRSCDHAAQALLYSLSIGYDWLYDYLTPEERQLIRNCIVSRAEQMAAHLNPMQADPTNNHPWFNASALGIAGLAVYNELAEAKDWVEYTKQLYCGVFLCLGGQDGDWHEGIDYWSYTLFFVFQWLDCLRSATGLDLYAYPWLQHTARYKIVTHPPQSLGVPFGDSKSRPPNEFDALIMLRLASRYQDNLAQWYAKEIIRSPIRTWHVYFYLWDDPSLPSFAPINLPNTSVYRDSGIVVYHSDMTNPDETMLAFKSGPYFGRRAGHAHPDQNSFVFYGYGDPLLIDSGYYDTGKGNYYGSPHHRGWTVQTKAHNTILVDGYGQAIYTPGADGSITQFLNLGTMAYFAGDASSPEIYSSRLTHFVRYIIALDNRLFFIYDNVASSQPVRYDWLLHSSYPFSIEKEEKRVKIIGKKAKLSLQFLNPESLSYTLSSGFYPLAERPKPTDFPDQYHFSAYPRLDAKIDWVNASTFGNPEQYTNQPCIKKEAMTWLAAIYLTPLGDTTELNIMPISTSNWLGGTIQLPEQYYHYLLSRDSGINKLEYRGYSFTGKGAVIGLSTTGKVNRLFLLEGREVKMLGMSMFNSTTPVTILGEIEKNHANLQLAVTKDATIDLIPLGEPKEIYINGILQASGSNLWKYNSATGKIQLFLPAGTHTIAVTYLADEFDSFKLNSDK; from the coding sequence ATGCGATTGCAAATTATTATCCTAATCGTTTTCCTTCTTGTCCCCACCATTCTTTTTGCTAAAGAGGTTTGGAAACCGTTATCGCCTGAAACCGTTTTGGTTCAGAGCGAACAAGAATGGAAAGCGACAAAAATTGCGAAAAATGTATACGATCAATTAGTTATCCAGAAAAAGGTTGATTTGTCCGTTAAAGAAAAAACTTTTTTTTCATTTCGATACCAGATTCATACCAATCGAGAAATCCTTTACCTCCAGGTTACGTTAATCCCCCTAAAAGGGGAACCCTATTTCGTTATCCTACATCGTCCGACTCCTGACGAATGGCATACCGTGACGTTATCCCGCAACGATTTCCGCACGTTCAATTATACGATTCCGAACTCGGATATGAAAATCAAAACGATTGAACTGAATTTACATACTCGCCAGAATAAATATTTTGACCCGGATTTAGCCGAGAGTTCTAAAAATTTATCCTTAAAGGGATATCAATCTTCAACTAAAGTCGAGTCGAAAAATATCATTCCAAAATCGGATGAAATAGTGATTATTGAATTCAGTGAAATCCAAATAGATAAAACAATAAAAGAAGTAGCTAGGCTTGAATCCTTCTTCTGGCCGAAAAACGGAGAACTGGTTACCGCGAATCCGCCGTTTTTCAACTGGCAGAAAATCCCCGGGATTGATTCCTATACTATTCAATATTCGCAAGATTCATTATTCTTTTCAGGAACGGTATATAGCTATCATATCTCCCAGAATTATTTTACTCCTGATGCTCTTCTCGATACCGGCCGATGGTATGCACGGTTGGAATATCGTAGCAATAAAAAATTAGAATATTCTTCGGTGATATCATTTCTGGTGACTAAGCATTCACGCGCATTTATTCCGCCGCATTTACCGGAGAGAATCAATCAATCGCATCCGTATTTATATATCACTCCAGATATAATGACGACATACAGAAATGAAAAGTCAGGAGTAAAAAAAGAGTTATGGTTAACGATTGATAATTACGTTCGTACTATCTCATATTGCTTCGTTCCCGAAGAACCGGAACAATATCCTAATGGAATCTGGAATTATGAATATTGGCGGAACATGGTTGATAAAAGCGGAGCGGCTCAGAACCATATTATCTTAAGTGCGTTCCATTATCTGTTAAGCGAAGATACCGTTTCCGCGGAGAATGCGAAACGGATTATGTTGGAGGTATCGAAATGGGATATTGATGGTTCAACCGCGGTTAGAAGCTGCGACCACGCTGCGCAAGCGCTCTTGTATAGTCTATCCATCGGTTATGATTGGCTCTATGACTATCTAACTCCGGAAGAACGACAGCTAATTCGGAATTGCATTGTTTCACGAGCTGAACAGATGGCAGCACATCTTAATCCAATGCAAGCTGACCCGACAAATAATCATCCTTGGTTCAATGCGTCTGCGCTTGGTATCGCTGGACTGGCGGTATACAACGAGCTTGCGGAAGCAAAAGATTGGGTTGAATATACCAAACAACTTTATTGCGGTGTATTCCTTTGTCTCGGCGGACAAGATGGAGATTGGCACGAAGGGATAGATTATTGGTCATATACTTTATTTTTCGTTTTCCAATGGCTCGATTGTTTACGGAGCGCTACCGGGCTGGATTTATATGCATATCCATGGCTGCAGCATACCGCACGATATAAAATAGTTACGCATCCCCCACAAAGTTTAGGGGTTCCTTTTGGTGATAGCAAATCTCGTCCACCGAACGAATTTGATGCACTGATTATGCTGCGACTTGCCAGTCGATATCAAGATAACCTTGCGCAATGGTATGCGAAAGAAATTATTAGATCTCCAATTAGAACTTGGCATGTATATTTTTATCTCTGGGATGACCCGAGTTTACCATCATTTGCACCGATAAATCTACCGAATACTTCAGTATACCGCGATTCAGGAATTGTGGTATATCATTCGGATATGACAAATCCTGATGAAACGATGCTCGCATTTAAATCCGGTCCATATTTTGGGAGACGGGCGGGGCACGCGCATCCTGACCAAAATAGCTTTGTTTTCTACGGTTATGGTGACCCATTGCTGATTGATTCCGGCTACTACGATACCGGCAAGGGGAATTATTATGGCAGCCCGCATCATCGCGGTTGGACAGTTCAGACAAAGGCACATAATACCATTTTAGTTGATGGCTATGGTCAAGCGATATACACACCCGGCGCGGATGGCAGCATTACGCAATTTTTAAATCTCGGGACTATGGCATATTTCGCAGGAGATGCTTCAAGTCCGGAAATATATAGTAGCCGATTAACTCATTTCGTTAGGTATATTATTGCTCTCGATAACAGGTTATTTTTTATCTATGACAACGTCGCTAGTAGTCAGCCGGTTCGATATGATTGGTTGCTCCATTCGAGCTATCCATTTTCCATTGAGAAAGAAGAAAAACGAGTTAAAATTATTGGCAAGAAAGCGAAATTGTCGTTGCAATTCCTAAATCCTGAGAGTTTAAGTTATACCTTATCATCAGGATTCTATCCTCTAGCAGAACGACCGAAACCAACCGACTTTCCAGACCAATACCATTTCTCAGCGTATCCGCGCTTAGATGCTAAAATTGACTGGGTGAATGCATCAACGTTCGGCAATCCGGAACAATATACGAACCAACCGTGTATTAAAAAAGAAGCGATGACGTGGCTCGCTGCAATATATCTAACTCCTCTCGGAGATACTACTGAACTAAATATTATGCCTATTTCTACCTCGAATTGGCTTGGTGGAACAATCCAATTACCGGAACAATATTATCATTATCTTCTCTCTCGGGATTCGGGGATAAATAAACTCGAATATCGGGGATATTCGTTTACCGGCAAAGGAGCGGTTATCGGGTTATCTACCACGGGGAAAGTTAATCGGTTATTCCTGCTTGAAGGTAGAGAAGTTAAAATGCTGGGAATGAGTATGTTTAATTCGACTACTCCAGTGACAATATTAGGTGAAATCGAAAAGAATCACGCTAACCTGCAACTAGCAGTTACAAAAGACGCTACGATTGACTTAATCCCCCTTGGTGAGCCGAAAGAAATTTATATCAATGGAATTCTGCAAGCATCAGGAAGCAACCTTTGGAAATATAATTCTGCAACTGGCAAAATCCAACTTTTCCTACCTGCAGGAACACATACCATTGCGGTTACCTACCTTGCCGACGAATTTGACTCGTTTAAACTCAACTCTGATAAATAA
- a CDS encoding amidohydrolase family protein has protein sequence MELIDAHQHLYSEPNAVETLVNIAKKNGIKKVCLSACGEQYSQPGNDAVREAFQKYPEFIVGFGYIRLGIDAPSRVDYLYEEGFKGLKIINPRKPYNEKEYYPIYEKAAKYRMPILFHTGIAARIPTDKDYGTDSATMQPIYLDGIARAFPEIPIIGAHLGTPWFDEACCVAAMNPNVYFDLSWAIFSLVDKPPSFFDNLVYWKQAQSKLLFGVDAAYEKIPHVIEVYTQFMQNLAFSQELVNQILVGNIEKILGNR, from the coding sequence ATGGAATTGATTGATGCACATCAGCATTTATACAGTGAACCGAATGCGGTCGAAACCTTGGTTAACATTGCTAAAAAGAACGGAATAAAAAAAGTCTGTTTATCCGCTTGCGGTGAACAATATTCCCAGCCGGGGAATGATGCGGTACGGGAGGCGTTTCAGAAATATCCAGAGTTTATTGTAGGATTTGGGTATATTCGGCTTGGTATCGATGCGCCATCCCGAGTAGATTATCTTTATGAAGAAGGATTTAAAGGACTTAAAATTATTAATCCCCGTAAGCCGTATAATGAAAAGGAATACTATCCGATTTATGAAAAAGCGGCAAAGTATCGAATGCCGATTTTATTTCATACCGGAATCGCAGCCCGAATTCCAACGGATAAAGATTACGGTACTGATTCGGCAACAATGCAACCAATATATCTAGATGGAATTGCGCGTGCATTTCCGGAGATACCTATTATCGGCGCTCATCTAGGTACGCCGTGGTTTGATGAAGCGTGTTGTGTAGCTGCGATGAATCCGAATGTATATTTCGATTTAAGCTGGGCGATATTTTCGCTAGTAGATAAACCGCCATCATTTTTCGATAATCTCGTCTATTGGAAACAAGCGCAATCAAAATTATTATTTGGCGTTGACGCTGCGTATGAAAAAATCCCACATGTTATTGAAGTATATACGCAGTTTATGCAAAATTTAGCGTTCTCACAAGAGTTAGTCAACCAGATATTGGTTGGTAATATTGAGAAAATCCTCGGTAACCGATAA